A genomic stretch from Candidatus Nitrotoga arctica includes:
- a CDS encoding LexA family protein, with amino-acid sequence MKQPDSKFPTRGGTRPGAGRKIGSSPYGENTKLMRIPESVVSAVKDVLSSCKAQRLEKRFKNDILYPTLDSQPIRLPVFGHKVAAGFPSPADDYIEGRLSLDEHLIGKKDATFFVHAQGNSMIGAGIYDGDLLVVDKSITPTSGQIVIAIVDGGLTIKRLVLRDNKTILKPENPRFKAIELQDGQELLIWGVVTSAIKRFN; translated from the coding sequence ATGAAGCAACCTGATTCAAAATTTCCCACACGCGGCGGCACTCGTCCGGGTGCCGGTCGTAAAATCGGCTCAAGTCCCTATGGTGAAAATACAAAGCTCATGCGTATCCCCGAAAGCGTAGTCAGTGCAGTTAAGGATGTTCTATCCTCCTGCAAAGCCCAACGGCTTGAGAAACGCTTCAAGAACGATATCTTATATCCGACCTTAGACAGCCAACCTATCCGCTTACCGGTGTTTGGGCATAAGGTGGCAGCTGGTTTCCCCTCTCCTGCTGATGATTATATTGAGGGAAGGCTAAGTTTAGATGAGCACCTTATTGGCAAGAAGGATGCAACTTTCTTCGTCCATGCTCAAGGCAACAGCATGATTGGTGCAGGCATTTATGACGGTGATTTGCTGGTAGTCGACAAATCAATTACACCTACTTCCGGGCAAATTGTGATCGCGATTGTGGATGGTGGCTTGACGATAAAACGCCTTGTCCTGCGGGACAACAAGACCATTCTTAAACCAGAAAATCCACGTTTCAAGGCAATCGAACTTCAAGATGGACAGGAACTGCTCATTTGGGGTGTCGTAACCTCAGCCATCAAGCGCTTTAATTGA
- a CDS encoding type II toxin-antitoxin system HigB family toxin, with amino-acid sequence MRLIGREKIHHLKGAGEQIDKWALNWTSEVMSAHWKLPVDVITQFPKASVKDDVFFIFPVGGNKWTIHVLVAFSQGIALITDLKANY; translated from the coding sequence ATGCGACTTATAGGGCGTGAAAAAATCCATCATCTTAAAGGTGCTGGTGAACAAATCGATAAATGGGCTCTAAATTGGACATCCGAAGTAATGAGCGCCCATTGGAAACTACCAGTTGATGTAATTACTCAGTTTCCTAAAGCTAGCGTTAAAGATGATGTTTTCTTCATATTCCCTGTTGGCGGCAACAAATGGACTATCCATGTGTTAGTTGCATTTTCACAAGGTATAGCCCTAATTACAGATTTGAAAGCTAACTACTGA
- a CDS encoding ImmA/IrrE family metallo-endopeptidase gives MITKVIQTENQYHAYLEEIQMLISLGSSLNSEQKDKLELLSVLIETYENTKYPVESPNPIDAILFRMSEKGLKQADLVQYFGTSSRVSEVLGGKRPLTVQMIRALSIGLGISADVLIGLSMPNTAVTNNAIDWSKFPIKEMAKRGWLSNLMGKTKTSAEDVIRNYILDAGLQFGAASFRKTLVGAAESPTTRYALYAWLARVIQKARNKKSSLGIFDREKLSANFLRELAQLSWSVSGPLLAVEYLENHGIAVIIEPHLKGTLLDGAALKDLDGTPIIGLTLRHDRLDNFWFTLLHEVAHIWKHVDKDDAFLDDLDASSDDRREAEANRLSREAFIPRLIWKRSDAFISPSKESIDKLSRELKIHPAIIAGRLRRETGNFQHFNDLVGHGLVKNMFLITSTESDA, from the coding sequence ATGATTACTAAAGTCATTCAAACCGAAAATCAATACCACGCTTACCTTGAAGAAATTCAAATGCTAATTTCATTGGGCTCATCTCTCAATTCTGAACAAAAAGATAAGCTTGAGTTGTTATCAGTTTTAATTGAAACATATGAAAATACTAAGTATCCAGTTGAGTCTCCAAACCCTATTGATGCAATCCTCTTTCGCATGAGTGAGAAAGGTTTGAAACAAGCTGATCTTGTTCAGTATTTTGGTACTAGCAGCCGAGTTTCAGAGGTATTAGGAGGAAAACGCCCTCTTACAGTTCAAATGATTCGTGCGTTATCCATTGGTCTTGGAATTTCCGCGGATGTTCTTATCGGACTATCAATGCCTAATACAGCCGTGACCAATAATGCGATTGACTGGTCAAAATTTCCCATCAAAGAAATGGCAAAACGCGGCTGGCTGAGTAATCTCATGGGAAAAACGAAGACGTCAGCTGAAGATGTGATAAGAAATTATATATTAGATGCGGGGCTACAGTTTGGTGCGGCATCTTTCCGCAAAACATTAGTAGGAGCAGCAGAGTCCCCTACTACGCGCTATGCCCTTTATGCATGGTTAGCTAGGGTTATACAAAAGGCACGAAATAAGAAATCATCACTCGGCATATTTGATAGAGAGAAATTATCTGCCAATTTCTTACGGGAATTAGCTCAACTTAGTTGGTCAGTTAGCGGACCTCTTCTTGCTGTCGAGTACTTAGAAAACCATGGCATTGCAGTGATTATCGAGCCTCATTTAAAGGGAACATTACTTGATGGCGCGGCATTGAAAGATTTGGATGGCACTCCCATAATCGGCCTGACCCTGAGACATGATCGGTTAGACAACTTTTGGTTTACCTTGCTCCATGAAGTGGCTCATATTTGGAAGCATGTTGATAAAGATGATGCTTTTCTAGACGATTTAGATGCTTCATCAGATGATAGACGCGAAGCAGAGGCCAATCGGCTATCTAGGGAGGCATTTATCCCTCGGCTTATATGGAAACGAAGTGATGCTTTCATTTCACCCAGCAAAGAGTCTATTGATAAGTTATCTCGTGAATTAAAAATCCATCCTGCCATAATTGCAGGCCGCTTGCGGAGAGAAACCGGTAATTTTCAGCATTTCAATGATCTAGTCGGACATGGACTAGTCAAAAATATGTTTCTTATAACTTCAACTGAAAGCGATGCTTAA
- a CDS encoding beta family protein, whose translation MLKMIPIYLPILKAKPGEFEAISQLSKRTADKTLPFFEISRMGEKIREAKRFKNSDAVTCKYLDEIAQKISDVWSGRAALIDAYQWPAHSTTESGEHILTYIYAELKSLGVDVIPVIGYDRWDSKPYRLAMQGCKVDKDDYVCLRLDSHAIEDSAEPEFFEEQILNILNDLSLEPERCGVLIDFGEVFSSPLEDLVDKANGIIDLLRGRGFKFFCTAGCSLPTSIDKAVKKNNSTGNIMRKEMLLWQTMRKEYPKLNWLFSDYGIRGPNMVEDVIAQHANGKIRYATALSYFIARGHSMKLGNKGAQMYELANIIVESPCYMGKDFSWGDFRILECSREKFRGNSTQWIGIDTNHHITWIIAEVTEFEISHIISASMAT comes from the coding sequence ATGCTTAAAATGATCCCCATCTATCTCCCAATATTAAAAGCCAAGCCTGGTGAGTTTGAAGCAATCTCACAATTATCAAAGCGCACCGCCGACAAGACCTTGCCATTTTTTGAAATTAGTAGAATGGGAGAGAAAATTCGTGAAGCAAAGCGATTTAAAAACTCAGATGCGGTGACATGTAAATATCTTGATGAAATAGCCCAAAAAATTTCTGATGTATGGAGTGGCAGAGCTGCTTTGATCGATGCATACCAGTGGCCCGCACATTCGACAACTGAAAGCGGCGAGCATATTCTCACGTACATCTATGCCGAGTTAAAGTCACTTGGAGTTGATGTGATTCCAGTTATTGGTTATGACAGATGGGATAGCAAACCTTATCGGCTCGCGATGCAAGGCTGTAAAGTAGATAAAGATGATTATGTTTGTCTTCGCTTAGACTCACATGCAATCGAAGATTCTGCGGAACCAGAATTCTTTGAGGAGCAAATATTGAATATTTTAAACGACCTTAGCTTGGAGCCTGAGCGTTGCGGGGTACTGATAGATTTTGGTGAAGTTTTTTCTTCTCCATTGGAGGACTTGGTTGACAAAGCAAATGGCATTATTGATTTACTGAGAGGCAGGGGATTTAAGTTCTTTTGCACCGCAGGTTGTTCATTGCCGACGAGTATTGATAAGGCAGTAAAGAAAAACAACTCGACTGGCAATATCATGCGTAAGGAAATGCTGCTCTGGCAGACTATGAGGAAAGAATATCCAAAATTAAATTGGTTATTTAGTGACTACGGAATACGTGGGCCGAATATGGTTGAAGATGTTATTGCTCAGCACGCCAACGGAAAGATTCGTTATGCCACAGCCCTAAGCTATTTTATCGCGCGGGGGCACTCTATGAAATTGGGAAACAAAGGGGCGCAGATGTATGAGCTCGCAAATATCATAGTCGAATCACCTTGCTATATGGGTAAGGATTTTAGCTGGGGTGACTTTAGAATTTTAGAATGCAGTAGGGAAAAGTTTCGTGGCAATTCGACACAGTGGATTGGAATTGACACTAATCACCATATAACTTGGATCATCGCTGAAGTAACTGAATTTGAGATTTCGCATATTATTTCAGCTTCTATGGCAACTTAG
- the ppsA gene encoding phosphoenolpyruvate synthase yields MEQQQYIVWLEALRMSDVAKVGGKNASLGEMISQLAHLGVRVPGGFATTAAAYRDFLAQSDLDKRIRAVLDNLAVTDVTALAEVGSRIRQWIVDTPLPPRLESEVRDAYGKMQAEAGVDISWAIRSSATAEDLPDASFAGQQETFLNIHGVDHVLSAIKQVFASLYNDRAIAYRVHQGFKHQDVALSAGVQRMVRSDVGASGVMFTLDTESGFEQAVLITSAYGLGETVVQGAVNPDEFYVYKPALKQGKAAVISRNLGGKAIKMIFGAGHETGRSVLTVEVPLAESQRFSITDAEVEELARYGLIIEQHYGRAMDIEWGKDGLDGKLYILQARPETVQSHETQGKLRRYRLKQQSQILVSGRAVGQRIGSGPVCLVADASKMNQVQPGDVLVTDMTDPDWEPVMKRASAIVTNRGGRTCHAAIVARELGIPAVVGCGDATQILKPGDAVTVSCAEGDVGKVYQGMLDIEVSDLALDEMPTPPIKISLNVANPELAFESSRLPNAGVGLARLEFIIARMIGVHPKVVLDYPNLSAELKGQVEAKTAGYATPVDFYVEKLAEGIAMLGAAFAPKPVIVRFSDFKSNEYSSLLGGTLYEPNEENPMIGLRGASRYIVDSFRDCFALECRAIRRVRDEIGLTNIEVMIPFVRTLDEAELVIKELAENGLRRGENGLRVIMMCEIPSNALLAEQFLEYFDGFSIGSNDMTQLTLGIDRESGLIAGAFDERNPAVKVLLSMAIQACRKANKYIGICGQGPSDHPDLAQWLVEQGIEAVSLNPDTVVETWLYLADQSAKK; encoded by the coding sequence ATGGAACAGCAACAGTATATCGTGTGGCTTGAGGCATTGCGTATGAGCGATGTGGCCAAGGTGGGCGGCAAGAATGCGTCGCTTGGAGAAATGATCAGCCAGCTTGCCCATCTTGGTGTGCGTGTGCCGGGTGGCTTTGCTACCACGGCCGCAGCCTATCGTGATTTCCTCGCGCAGAGTGATTTGGATAAGCGCATTCGCGCAGTGCTCGACAATCTTGCTGTGACCGATGTGACCGCGCTGGCTGAGGTTGGTAGCCGGATACGCCAGTGGATTGTGGACACGCCTTTGCCGCCGCGTTTGGAAAGTGAAGTTCGCGACGCTTATGGAAAGATGCAGGCCGAAGCGGGTGTGGATATTTCCTGGGCCATTCGTTCCTCTGCCACGGCAGAAGATTTGCCGGACGCTTCGTTCGCCGGGCAGCAGGAAACTTTTCTCAATATTCATGGCGTGGATCATGTCTTGTCAGCTATTAAGCAGGTGTTCGCTTCGCTGTATAACGATCGTGCTATTGCCTACCGTGTTCATCAGGGATTTAAACATCAGGATGTGGCATTGTCGGCAGGCGTACAGCGAATGGTGCGCAGCGATGTAGGCGCAAGCGGCGTGATGTTTACGCTGGATACTGAGTCTGGTTTTGAACAGGCGGTACTCATCACTTCCGCATACGGGTTGGGCGAGACGGTAGTACAAGGTGCGGTCAATCCGGACGAATTTTATGTGTACAAGCCTGCATTAAAGCAAGGTAAAGCTGCAGTGATCAGCCGTAATCTTGGTGGCAAGGCGATTAAAATGATATTCGGTGCAGGACACGAAACTGGGCGTTCCGTTCTCACGGTGGAGGTTCCGCTGGCTGAGAGTCAGCGCTTCTCCATTACCGACGCAGAGGTGGAAGAGTTGGCGCGATATGGGCTGATCATTGAGCAACATTATGGTCGCGCGATGGATATCGAGTGGGGCAAGGATGGGTTGGATGGCAAGCTCTATATATTGCAGGCACGGCCGGAGACGGTGCAGTCGCATGAAACTCAAGGCAAGCTAAGGCGTTATCGGTTAAAGCAACAGTCCCAAATATTGGTCAGCGGACGTGCCGTCGGGCAACGTATTGGCAGCGGCCCGGTATGCTTGGTAGCGGATGCCAGCAAGATGAACCAAGTGCAGCCAGGTGATGTCCTGGTAACGGATATGACCGACCCTGACTGGGAGCCGGTAATGAAGCGCGCGTCGGCGATTGTCACCAACCGAGGCGGGCGTACCTGTCATGCGGCCATTGTGGCGCGCGAACTCGGTATTCCGGCAGTAGTGGGATGCGGCGATGCAACGCAAATTCTTAAACCTGGCGATGCAGTGACAGTTTCTTGTGCCGAGGGAGATGTCGGCAAGGTGTATCAGGGCATGCTCGACATTGAGGTGTCGGATTTAGCGCTGGATGAAATGCCGACCCCGCCAATTAAAATCAGTCTGAACGTGGCGAACCCCGAACTGGCGTTTGAGTCCAGCCGTCTGCCCAATGCGGGCGTGGGGCTGGCGCGGCTGGAATTTATCATCGCACGGATGATAGGTGTACATCCTAAAGTGGTGCTTGACTATCCCAATTTGTCAGCGGAGTTAAAAGGGCAGGTGGAGGCAAAGACCGCGGGTTATGCCACGCCGGTAGATTTTTATGTTGAGAAGTTGGCCGAAGGCATCGCCATGCTGGGCGCGGCCTTCGCACCTAAACCGGTGATCGTTCGCTTTTCAGATTTCAAGTCCAACGAATATTCCAGCTTGCTCGGCGGTACGCTATACGAGCCGAATGAAGAGAATCCGATGATCGGTTTACGCGGTGCCTCACGTTACATTGTCGACAGCTTCCGCGATTGTTTTGCGCTGGAGTGCCGTGCCATACGCCGGGTACGCGATGAAATCGGGCTGACCAATATAGAAGTGATGATTCCCTTTGTACGCACGCTGGATGAAGCTGAGCTGGTGATAAAAGAACTGGCTGAAAATGGCTTGCGACGGGGCGAGAACGGCCTGCGTGTGATAATGATGTGCGAGATACCTTCCAACGCTTTGCTGGCCGAGCAGTTCCTGGAGTATTTCGATGGTTTCTCCATCGGCTCAAATGACATGACCCAGCTTACTTTAGGTATAGATCGTGAATCGGGGCTGATAGCGGGGGCATTTGATGAGCGCAACCCGGCAGTGAAAGTGTTGCTCAGCATGGCGATTCAGGCATGCCGCAAGGCCAATAAATACATCGGCATCTGTGGGCAGGGCCCGTCCGATCATCCTGATTTGGCGCAGTGGCTGGTAGAGCAGGGTATTGAGGCAGTTTCGTTGAATCCGGATACCGTAGTAGAAACATGGCTATATCTGGCAGATCAGTCAGCTAAAAAATAA
- a CDS encoding fused MFS/spermidine synthase, with the protein MSLSIDIREEFGVRTLHFGSEWIQGAMRIARPWNLELDYTKEMMTSLLFREETRFPRKVLLIGLGAASLTKFLYRNQPLAKLTVVEIEPAVVAAARQFFKLPEDPKRLKIVIGDGAEFVANSDQTYDLILVDGFDANARAGALDTLPFYQVVRAHLSEEGIMAVNLLGHSRGYKSSVERIHSAFDGRVLAFPSCDSGNAIAFAVAGEPVCISIDDLKEQAVILKKETGLNLLATLTRLEQAQTCKGGMLEI; encoded by the coding sequence ATGAGCCTCTCAATTGATATTCGCGAGGAGTTCGGCGTCCGCACCCTGCACTTTGGATCTGAGTGGATCCAAGGTGCGATGCGCATCGCGCGTCCATGGAATCTGGAGCTCGATTACACAAAAGAAATGATGACGAGCCTACTATTCCGTGAGGAGACCCGTTTTCCGCGCAAGGTATTATTGATTGGCCTGGGTGCCGCCTCACTAACCAAGTTTCTTTATCGCAACCAACCACTGGCCAAGCTCACTGTGGTAGAAATTGAACCCGCGGTAGTCGCTGCCGCCCGGCAATTCTTCAAGCTGCCGGAAGACCCCAAGCGATTGAAAATAGTGATTGGCGACGGTGCCGAATTTGTCGCCAACAGCGACCAGACCTATGACCTGATACTGGTGGATGGATTTGATGCCAATGCCCGGGCTGGTGCGCTCGACACCTTGCCCTTCTATCAGGTTGTACGCGCTCACCTGAGCGAAGAAGGCATCATGGCCGTCAATCTTTTGGGGCACAGCCGTGGCTACAAGAGCAGTGTCGAACGCATCCACAGCGCCTTTGATGGCCGCGTCCTGGCTTTTCCTTCCTGCGACAGTGGCAACGCCATTGCCTTCGCCGTAGCGGGCGAACCAGTCTGCATTTCGATAGATGATTTGAAGGAGCAGGCGGTGATATTAAAAAAAGAAACTGGCCTCAACCTGCTTGCAACGTTGACTCGATTGGAGCAAGCACAGACCTGTAAAGGTGGAATGCTTGAAATATAA
- a CDS encoding NAD(P)H-hydrate dehydratase, whose translation MPAAPRIPTITQKQVATFLSPRPRDSHKGNFGTVAVIGGASGMVGAPLLAARAALKLGTGCVHVGMLADNALNVDILQPELMLHSAQAALRLPKLDVLAIGCGMGYDDAAQKILHDALKLDTVLVLDADALNILALRPDLHTVLSSRKNANVITPHPGEAARLLGCNTEEVQAARAETAQELAKRFHSTVVLKGAHSLCVTRDGKTYVNKTGNPGMSSPGMGDVLTGIIAAFIAQGLDVDQALLLAVHLHGAAGDAMAKQKVTIGMTATEVTEWARWLLNQWII comes from the coding sequence ATGCCAGCCGCACCGCGCATCCCTACCATTACACAAAAACAAGTCGCCACCTTCCTGTCCCCTCGCCCGCGTGACAGCCATAAGGGTAACTTTGGCACAGTCGCCGTCATAGGAGGGGCCAGCGGCATGGTCGGCGCACCGCTGCTGGCTGCGCGTGCGGCGCTTAAGCTGGGCACTGGCTGCGTACATGTGGGCATGCTGGCGGACAACGCCCTGAATGTTGATATATTACAACCCGAGTTAATGCTGCATAGCGCTCAAGCGGCATTGCGTCTACCAAAGCTGGATGTACTGGCCATCGGCTGTGGTATGGGATATGACGACGCTGCTCAGAAAATTTTACACGATGCGCTCAAGCTGGATACCGTACTGGTGCTTGATGCTGACGCACTTAACATTCTCGCCCTCCGCCCAGATTTACACACTGTTTTGAGTTCACGCAAGAATGCCAACGTAATTACCCCTCATCCTGGCGAAGCCGCACGCCTGCTCGGCTGCAACACTGAAGAAGTGCAGGCCGCACGCGCTGAAACCGCACAAGAACTAGCTAAACGCTTTCATAGCACCGTGGTACTGAAAGGTGCTCATAGCTTGTGCGTCACTCGCGATGGCAAGACATATGTAAACAAGACCGGCAACCCCGGCATGAGTAGCCCCGGCATGGGCGATGTGTTGACTGGCATTATCGCCGCCTTTATCGCTCAAGGATTGGATGTGGACCAAGCCTTATTGTTGGCAGTGCACCTGCATGGCGCGGCAGGCGATGCGATGGCAAAACAGAAAGTTACAATCGGCATGACAGCTACTGAAGTGACAGAATGGGCGCGCTGGTTGTTAAACCAATGGATAATATAA